The following coding sequences lie in one Euhalothece natronophila Z-M001 genomic window:
- the rpiA gene encoding ribose-5-phosphate isomerase RpiA gives MADTDLSKVMKQEVGKAAADRVQSNTIVGLGTGSTTAFAIQFIGERLQRGELQNIQGIPTSFQAEVLSKQYGIPLTTLDAVDHIDVAIDGADEVDPNKNLIKGGGAAHTREKVVDSLANQFIVVVDSGKLVDKLGSTFLLPVEVIPMAITPVMRKLGQLGGKPELRMGVKKAGPVVTDQGNLVVDVKFDDIANPGELEKEINNIPGVLENGLFVGVADVVLVGEVKGDQTNIREF, from the coding sequence ATGGCAGACACTGATCTCTCAAAAGTCATGAAGCAGGAAGTCGGAAAAGCGGCTGCTGATCGGGTACAATCCAACACAATTGTCGGATTAGGAACCGGTTCTACCACTGCTTTTGCGATTCAGTTTATCGGGGAAAGATTACAACGGGGAGAACTACAAAATATTCAGGGGATTCCCACCTCGTTTCAAGCAGAAGTCTTATCTAAACAGTATGGCATTCCGTTAACCACCTTAGATGCAGTGGATCATATTGATGTTGCCATTGATGGCGCTGATGAAGTTGATCCCAATAAGAATTTAATTAAAGGCGGTGGCGCAGCCCATACCCGAGAAAAAGTGGTTGACTCTCTCGCTAATCAGTTTATTGTCGTGGTGGATAGTGGCAAATTAGTGGATAAACTTGGTTCTACTTTCTTATTACCCGTAGAAGTTATCCCCATGGCTATTACCCCTGTCATGCGAAAATTAGGGCAATTAGGCGGTAAACCAGAATTACGCATGGGCGTGAAAAAAGCCGGCCCTGTGGTGACAGATCAAGGCAATTTAGTGGTTGATGTCAAGTTTGATGACATTGCCAATCCAGGAGAATTAGAGAAGGAAATTAATAACATTCCAGGGGTTTTAGAAAATGGCTTATTTGTCGGCGTAGCTGATGTGGTTTTAGTAGGAGAAGTAAAAGGCGATCAAACGAATATTCGCGAATTTTAA
- the guaA gene encoding glutamine-hydrolyzing GMP synthase — protein MIAILDFGSQYSELIARRIRETQVYSEVLPYRTTAEQLQHLNPHGIILSGGPSSVYDEGAPTIDPKIWELGIPVIGVCYGMQVMVQQLGGTVKRAERAEYGKASLHIDNEEILFPGVEDGATMWMSHGDSCLELPEGFEILAHTDNTPCAAIANPEKKQYGVQFHPEVVHSVGGAVLIRNFVYKVCQCEPSWTPEAFVEEAVREVRGRVGDKRVLLALSGGVDSSTLAFLLHKAIGDQLVCMFIDQGFMRKGEPERLIEIFKDRFHIPVEYVNARDRFLAQLEGVSDPEEKRRRIGGEFIQVFEEKSRELGPFDYLAQGTLYPDVIESADTNIDPKTGERVAVKIKSHHNVGGLPEDLRFKLVEPLRKLFKDEVRKVGRSLGLPEEIIQRHPFPGPGLAIRIIGEVTAERLNILRDADFVVRDEIKKQKCYQDFWQAFAVLLPIRSVGVMGDKRTYAHPVVLRLISSEDGMTADWSRVPYDLLESISNRIVNEVKGVNRVVYDVTSKPPGTIEWE, from the coding sequence ATGATCGCGATCCTGGATTTTGGCTCGCAATATTCAGAATTAATCGCTCGTCGTATCCGCGAGACACAAGTTTATTCGGAAGTTCTTCCTTATCGCACCACTGCCGAACAACTGCAACACCTAAACCCCCATGGCATTATTCTCTCTGGGGGCCCGAGTTCCGTTTATGATGAAGGCGCACCCACGATTGATCCCAAAATCTGGGAATTAGGCATTCCTGTAATTGGGGTTTGCTATGGGATGCAGGTGATGGTTCAACAACTGGGAGGAACTGTCAAACGTGCTGAAAGAGCCGAATATGGAAAAGCATCTCTCCATATTGATAACGAAGAGATTTTATTTCCGGGGGTAGAAGATGGGGCAACGATGTGGATGAGTCATGGTGACTCTTGTTTGGAACTTCCAGAGGGATTTGAAATTTTAGCCCATACGGATAATACCCCCTGTGCCGCGATCGCGAATCCTGAGAAAAAACAGTACGGGGTGCAATTTCACCCAGAAGTTGTCCATTCCGTTGGCGGAGCAGTTTTGATCCGAAACTTTGTCTATAAAGTTTGTCAATGTGAACCCAGTTGGACTCCAGAAGCCTTTGTAGAAGAAGCAGTCCGAGAAGTGAGAGGACGAGTAGGAGATAAACGGGTTTTACTGGCTCTCTCTGGTGGGGTCGATTCTTCCACCCTTGCTTTTCTCCTGCATAAAGCCATTGGGGATCAATTAGTTTGTATGTTTATTGATCAAGGTTTCATGCGGAAAGGGGAACCAGAACGCCTGATTGAAATTTTTAAGGATCGTTTTCATATCCCTGTTGAATATGTGAATGCGCGCGATCGGTTTTTAGCCCAATTAGAAGGAGTAAGTGATCCTGAAGAAAAGCGTCGCCGTATCGGAGGCGAATTTATTCAAGTTTTTGAAGAAAAATCTCGTGAATTGGGGCCATTTGACTATCTTGCCCAAGGAACCCTCTATCCAGATGTCATTGAGTCCGCTGATACTAATATTGACCCTAAAACTGGAGAACGAGTTGCCGTTAAAATTAAAAGTCATCACAATGTAGGCGGTTTACCAGAAGACTTACGCTTTAAGCTAGTAGAACCCCTACGAAAACTGTTTAAGGATGAAGTTCGTAAAGTAGGACGTTCTCTGGGCTTACCAGAAGAAATTATCCAACGGCATCCCTTCCCAGGTCCGGGATTAGCGATTCGCATTATTGGGGAGGTCACTGCTGAACGATTAAATATTCTTCGTGATGCAGACTTTGTGGTGCGAGATGAAATTAAAAAGCAAAAATGCTATCAAGATTTCTGGCAAGCCTTTGCGGTTCTACTTCCCATTCGCAGTGTTGGGGTGATGGGAGATAAACGAACTTATGCCCATCCTGTGGTTTTACGGTTAATTTCCAGTGAAGATGGCATGACTGCCGATTGGTCACGAGTTCCTTATGACTTATTAGAAAGTATTTCTAATCGCATTGTGAATGAGGTAAAAGGGGTGAATCGTGTGGTTTATGATGTCACTTCTAAGCCCCCCGGTACGATTGAGTGGGAATAG
- the ribE gene encoding riboflavin synthase yields MFTGLIQAQGIIQSLGRDQFKISIPPAQAHSLLENLIMGDSIAVDGVCLTVESLLPDGFVATASPETLQRTTLGFRSESSAYVNLEPSLQVGAKLGGHFVTGHVDGVGRLIQSVATERSWEMTFSAVSGLSEVWNNNIARYLIPKGSIAINGISLTIADCDPNGSWFQCAVIPLTYQETNLSSLQEGNWVNLESDILGKYVNKLLNHRSGETTETDISLSFLAEHGYL; encoded by the coding sequence GTGTTTACAGGATTAATTCAAGCACAAGGTATTATACAGTCTCTCGGGCGTGATCAATTTAAAATTAGTATTCCCCCAGCCCAAGCGCATTCCCTATTAGAAAACTTAATTATGGGCGATAGCATTGCGGTTGATGGGGTGTGTCTCACGGTAGAAAGTCTTTTACCTGATGGTTTTGTAGCGACAGCTTCCCCAGAAACTCTCCAGCGTACAACTTTAGGTTTTCGTAGTGAGAGTAGCGCTTATGTCAATTTAGAACCGTCACTGCAAGTAGGGGCAAAGTTAGGAGGACATTTTGTCACCGGTCATGTGGATGGAGTGGGGCGTTTAATTCAATCTGTGGCAACTGAACGCAGTTGGGAAATGACTTTTAGTGCTGTTAGTGGTTTGTCTGAAGTTTGGAATAATAATATTGCCCGTTATTTAATCCCAAAAGGGAGTATTGCGATTAATGGCATTAGTTTAACCATTGCTGATTGTGATCCGAATGGCAGTTGGTTTCAATGTGCAGTGATTCCGCTAACCTATCAAGAAACAAATCTTTCCAGTCTGCAAGAAGGGAATTGGGTAAATCTCGAAAGTGATATCTTAGGGAAATATGTGAATAAATTACTCAATCATCGCTCAGGTGAGACGACTGAAACTGATATTAGCCTTTCTTTTCTGGCTGAACATGGTTATCTTTAG
- a CDS encoding aldo/keto reductase codes for MEYRRFGKTNLPISVFSLGTMRGLNDPSSFTAVLEKALQSGINHLETAAAYGKSEEYIGQALKHFNIPRQDFYLTTKFSPTPDPEKIATQLENSLEKLQVDYIDNIALHGINTEEHLRWVTQENSCLRPLQQAQKEGKIGNIGFSTHAPLEVILKTLNTNLFSFVNLHYYYFWQRNDPAVSLAHEKDIGVFIISPTDKGGQLYAPPEKLKQLCTPFSPQWLNYRFLLSDPRVSTLSLGAAFPDELYPALEVGNDLSPLQTEEKAAFNRLEQELETTLGENKCSQCYECLPCPEEINIPEVLRLRNLAVAYDMTGFGQYRYGMFENAGHWFPGRKGNRCTECGECLPRCPENLDIPNLLQDTHQRLNGSPRRRLWEE; via the coding sequence ATGGAATATCGGCGGTTCGGAAAAACCAATCTTCCCATTTCCGTTTTTTCTCTGGGAACGATGCGTGGCTTAAATGATCCCTCCTCATTCACTGCTGTTCTAGAAAAAGCCCTGCAATCGGGAATTAACCACCTTGAAACCGCTGCTGCCTACGGAAAAAGTGAAGAATACATAGGTCAAGCCCTTAAACACTTTAATATTCCTAGACAAGATTTCTACCTAACAACTAAATTTTCTCCCACCCCTGACCCCGAAAAAATCGCAACACAACTAGAAAATAGCCTCGAAAAACTACAAGTCGATTACATTGATAACATCGCCCTTCATGGCATCAACACCGAAGAACACCTACGCTGGGTCACTCAAGAGAATAGTTGTTTACGTCCCCTACAACAAGCCCAGAAAGAAGGCAAAATTGGCAATATTGGCTTCTCTACCCATGCCCCCTTAGAGGTCATTCTCAAAACCCTTAACACCAATTTATTTTCTTTCGTTAACCTTCATTATTACTACTTTTGGCAACGCAATGATCCCGCCGTTTCCCTCGCCCATGAAAAAGATATCGGGGTTTTTATTATTTCCCCTACCGACAAAGGGGGGCAACTTTATGCACCACCTGAGAAACTAAAACAATTATGCACTCCTTTTTCCCCGCAATGGCTAAATTATCGCTTTCTCCTCAGTGATCCTCGTGTGAGTACCTTAAGCCTTGGGGCTGCCTTTCCTGATGAATTATACCCGGCACTAGAAGTCGGGAATGATCTCTCTCCTCTCCAAACCGAAGAAAAAGCTGCATTTAATCGCCTCGAACAGGAACTAGAAACCACCTTAGGAGAGAATAAATGTAGTCAGTGTTATGAATGCTTACCCTGTCCAGAAGAAATTAACATTCCTGAAGTATTGCGACTCCGCAACTTAGCCGTTGCCTATGATATGACAGGCTTTGGTCAATATCGTTATGGAATGTTTGAAAACGCTGGTCATTGGTTTCCAGGGAGAAAAGGTAACCGTTGCACCGAATGTGGCGAGTGTCTCCCTCGTTGTCCCGAAAACTTAGATATTCCGAATTTACTTCAAGATACTCATCAGAGACTTAATGGTTCTCCCCGCAGAAGACTATGGGAAGAATAA
- a CDS encoding M16 family metallopeptidase, whose protein sequence is MFINPFGGNKTIVKRIIATLLSILITWQGWGLNPAQAVGNPTDIQPYLERVKDRVTEYELDNGMTFVILPDSEAPVISFVTYVDVGSANEENTKTGVAHFLEHLAFKGTSKIGTTNYEEEQEVLQELDQVHQQLQTAQNEGDEEKIAELEASLEELKAEAEQYVKPNEFGQIVQREGGVGLNAATAADYTVYFSRFPANKLELWMSLESERFLDPVFRDFFSEQQVVLEERRVRTDNSPVGKMVENFLGTAFTTHPYQHPVIGYEEDIRSTTRQDIQDFFDLYYVPQKLTIAIVGDVDPEEVKELADVYFGRFPSRPSPPEVTTEEPPQTEVREVDVTLPSQPWYFEGYHRPAIDHEDHVVYEVIGRLLSAGRTSRLYQSLVEEKQVALSAQGLSSFPGNKFPNLVLFYALTAPNTSLEEVSEALTVEIEKLKTELVSEEELERVKTQLQANLLRDLDSNQGMARQLAEYEGKTGDWENLFAELEAIANVTVEDIQRVAEDTFTENNRTIGRILSENN, encoded by the coding sequence ATGTTCATCAATCCCTTCGGAGGTAACAAAACAATTGTGAAACGAATAATTGCAACCCTACTGTCTATTTTAATCACTTGGCAAGGATGGGGACTTAATCCAGCGCAAGCTGTGGGTAATCCTACAGATATTCAGCCTTATTTAGAACGAGTCAAAGATCGCGTAACGGAATATGAACTAGATAATGGCATGACATTTGTAATTCTTCCAGACTCAGAAGCCCCAGTTATTTCCTTTGTCACTTATGTTGATGTGGGAAGTGCTAATGAGGAAAACACCAAAACGGGAGTTGCCCATTTTCTAGAACATTTAGCCTTCAAAGGAACTAGTAAAATCGGAACGACCAATTATGAGGAAGAACAAGAGGTTCTCCAAGAGTTAGATCAGGTTCATCAGCAATTGCAAACAGCTCAAAATGAGGGGGATGAAGAAAAAATTGCTGAGTTAGAAGCCTCACTCGAAGAATTAAAAGCTGAAGCAGAACAATATGTCAAGCCCAATGAATTTGGTCAAATTGTTCAACGAGAAGGAGGAGTGGGCTTAAATGCTGCCACTGCTGCGGATTATACGGTTTATTTTTCTCGGTTTCCAGCGAATAAGTTAGAACTCTGGATGTCTTTGGAGTCAGAACGATTTTTAGACCCTGTTTTTAGAGACTTTTTTAGTGAACAACAAGTAGTTTTAGAAGAAAGACGAGTACGAACTGATAATTCTCCTGTTGGTAAAATGGTAGAGAATTTTTTAGGTACAGCCTTTACCACTCACCCTTATCAACATCCAGTGATTGGTTACGAAGAAGATATCCGCAGTACCACCCGTCAAGATATTCAAGATTTTTTTGATCTTTACTATGTTCCGCAAAAATTAACGATCGCGATCGTAGGTGATGTTGATCCTGAAGAAGTAAAAGAATTAGCAGATGTTTATTTTGGTCGCTTTCCCAGTCGCCCATCTCCTCCAGAAGTAACCACTGAAGAGCCGCCGCAAACAGAAGTACGGGAAGTTGATGTTACGCTACCTTCGCAACCTTGGTATTTTGAAGGATATCACCGCCCTGCCATTGATCATGAGGATCATGTGGTTTATGAAGTAATTGGTCGCCTTTTAAGTGCAGGTCGAACTTCCCGATTGTATCAGTCTTTAGTTGAAGAAAAACAGGTCGCTCTTTCGGCTCAGGGTTTAAGCAGTTTTCCAGGTAATAAGTTTCCTAATTTAGTCTTATTTTATGCCTTAACTGCCCCTAATACGAGCTTAGAGGAAGTGTCTGAAGCATTAACAGTTGAAATTGAAAAATTAAAAACTGAATTGGTTTCAGAAGAAGAATTGGAGCGCGTGAAAACACAATTACAGGCAAATTTATTACGCGATTTAGATTCTAATCAAGGAATGGCAAGACAGCTAGCAGAATATGAAGGGAAAACAGGAGATTGGGAAAATCTTTTTGCTGAATTAGAAGCCATTGCTAACGTTACCGTTGAAGATATCCAGCGAGTTGCTGAAGATACGTTTACCGAAAATAATCGCACCATTGGACGGATTTTATCAGAAAATAACTAA
- a CDS encoding M16 family metallopeptidase, which yields MKQLKWLMIAIFVSLFVIICNSDLFANAASKEPKHYTDLEFSPPPEIRLPDYTTTQLDNGLTLYLIEDHDFPLVTGTAIFRTGSRLEPADKVGLASLTGSLMRQGGTENYSPNELNQILEQRAASIETSINTTSGSAEFDCLTGDLDQVFDLFAEVIKSPAFDEQQFALAKQQAEGRISRRDDDPGDVADREFKKLVYGEDSPYARTEEYETLDNISREDVIAFYESYFRPEEMILGIVGDFDSEEMRDRAQEAFGNWEVTTPTPNYELADVEQATTGGVHLVEKPQLSQSYVEMGHLAGTLDNPDYPTLRVINGALNGFGGTLYNEVRSRQGLAYSVYGVWRANYDYPGYFVAGGQTSSETTVPFIQSIQNEITKVQEDLLSEDQLAYAKESILNSFIFNFESNEQTLSRLMRYNYYDYPDDFIFQLQEGIRETSKEDVQRVAQTYLKPEEMTTLIVGNPDGIDPSLEELGQPVTHKSIN from the coding sequence ATGAAACAATTAAAATGGTTAATGATAGCAATTTTTGTCTCACTATTTGTCATTATTTGCAATAGTGATTTGTTTGCTAATGCTGCCTCAAAAGAGCCAAAACACTACACAGACTTAGAATTTTCACCGCCACCAGAGATAAGATTACCTGATTATACGACCACTCAACTAGATAATGGTTTAACCCTTTATTTAATTGAAGATCATGACTTTCCCCTCGTAACAGGAACAGCGATTTTTCGGACTGGATCGCGCTTAGAACCAGCCGATAAAGTGGGACTAGCTTCACTCACTGGGAGTTTAATGCGTCAGGGTGGTACAGAAAATTATTCTCCTAATGAGTTAAATCAAATATTAGAGCAACGGGCAGCTTCTATTGAAACTTCCATTAATACCACTTCAGGAAGTGCAGAATTTGATTGTTTAACGGGAGATTTAGACCAAGTCTTTGATTTATTTGCTGAGGTAATTAAAAGCCCTGCTTTTGATGAGCAACAATTTGCTTTAGCCAAACAACAAGCAGAAGGGAGAATTTCCCGACGAGATGATGATCCCGGAGATGTTGCAGATCGAGAATTTAAAAAATTAGTTTATGGGGAAGACAGTCCCTATGCTCGCACAGAGGAGTATGAAACCTTAGATAATATTTCCCGTGAAGATGTGATCGCCTTTTATGAAAGCTATTTTCGCCCAGAAGAGATGATTTTAGGGATTGTGGGAGATTTTGACAGTGAGGAAATGCGCGATCGCGCTCAAGAAGCCTTTGGTAATTGGGAAGTTACGACTCCCACCCCTAACTATGAACTTGCAGACGTAGAACAAGCAACCACTGGCGGCGTTCATCTGGTAGAAAAACCGCAATTAAGCCAATCTTATGTGGAAATGGGACATTTGGCTGGCACTTTAGATAACCCCGACTATCCCACTCTCAGAGTCATAAATGGTGCATTAAATGGCTTTGGTGGCACGTTATATAATGAAGTCCGATCGCGCCAAGGATTAGCTTATTCTGTTTATGGCGTTTGGCGAGCGAATTACGACTACCCAGGTTATTTTGTTGCAGGGGGGCAAACCAGTTCTGAAACCACCGTTCCCTTTATTCAATCCATCCAAAATGAAATTACCAAAGTTCAAGAGGATCTCCTATCTGAGGATCAGTTAGCGTATGCCAAAGAGTCTATTCTCAATTCCTTTATCTTTAACTTTGAGAGTAACGAGCAAACCCTCTCTCGGCTAATGCGCTATAACTACTATGACTATCCTGATGACTTTATTTTCCAACTTCAAGAAGGCATCAGAGAAACCAGCAAAGAAGATGTGCAACGAGTGGCTCAAACTTACTTAAAACCAGAGGAAATGACGACTTTAATTGTCGGAAATCCTGATGGAATTGATCCCTCTCTAGAAGAGTTAGGACAGCCGGTAACTCACAAGTCAATCAATTAA
- a CDS encoding RNA-guided endonuclease InsQ/TnpB family protein, with product MVALCYNQFITEKTDTAMRFSYQYRLKPDKEQIAKIEKWLELLRCQYNYLLGQRFDWWKTHRTAVNSCPLICHLPELSDRPTYFSQKQSLTQLKKDRPWYCQIQSQVLQDCVKRVDLAFQRWLRGDKSGKKSGKPRFKGKGRYRTILFPQVKANCVQDNQINLPKFGTVKFIKHRPIPDGFKIKTAQITRKADGYYLTLSLEDTNVPESTIDITPTSENTLGIDMGLKDFLVTSEGEKVEIPQFYRKGQERLKKLQQKVSRRQKGSKRYQKAVKQLGKHHQKVARQRKDFHFNTIKLILNQGDVIAHEKLNIKGLAKTRLSKSIYDAGWGNFLSRLAVKAENAGQLTIEVNPKNTSQNCSGCGKKVPKKLSERIHNCPHCGLSMDRDQNAARNIRNLAVGMNASSKAQLRTEAQEKGAAEKPRGCRLDAATQERSDEEVRISPDVYTPRPTTSRSDWLWVIH from the coding sequence ATGGTGGCATTATGTTATAACCAATTTATCACAGAAAAGACAGATACCGCAATGCGATTTTCCTATCAGTATCGCCTAAAACCTGACAAAGAGCAAATAGCCAAGATTGAGAAATGGCTAGAATTATTAAGGTGTCAATACAACTACCTGTTAGGTCAACGCTTTGATTGGTGGAAAACTCATAGAACGGCTGTCAATTCTTGTCCTTTAATCTGTCATCTTCCAGAATTATCTGACCGTCCCACCTATTTCTCTCAAAAACAAAGTCTAACTCAGCTTAAAAAAGATAGACCTTGGTATTGCCAAATCCAGTCACAAGTCCTTCAAGACTGTGTTAAAAGAGTTGATTTGGCTTTTCAACGTTGGCTTAGGGGGGATAAGAGTGGGAAGAAATCAGGAAAACCTAGATTCAAAGGAAAAGGACGTTATCGGACTATACTTTTTCCGCAAGTTAAAGCTAATTGTGTCCAAGATAATCAGATTAATTTACCTAAATTTGGGACAGTTAAGTTCATTAAGCACCGCCCGATTCCTGATGGTTTTAAGATTAAAACAGCACAAATAACTAGGAAAGCTGATGGCTATTACTTGACACTTTCTCTCGAAGATACAAACGTACCAGAATCAACTATAGATATAACTCCCACCTCAGAGAATACGCTAGGTATTGATATGGGCTTAAAAGATTTTTTGGTAACTTCTGAAGGTGAAAAAGTAGAAATCCCTCAGTTTTATCGAAAAGGACAAGAAAGACTCAAAAAGCTACAGCAGAAGGTATCTCGTCGTCAGAAAGGAAGTAAACGCTATCAAAAAGCAGTCAAGCAACTTGGAAAACATCATCAAAAAGTTGCTAGACAGAGAAAAGATTTCCACTTTAACACTATTAAATTAATTCTTAATCAAGGAGATGTCATTGCCCATGAAAAACTCAACATTAAGGGACTTGCTAAAACTAGACTAAGCAAATCAATCTATGATGCTGGTTGGGGAAATTTTCTGAGTAGATTAGCTGTCAAAGCCGAAAATGCTGGACAGTTAACGATAGAAGTTAACCCCAAAAATACATCACAGAATTGTTCAGGTTGTGGCAAGAAAGTTCCGAAAAAGCTATCGGAAAGAATCCATAACTGTCCTCATTGTGGGTTATCAATGGATAGAGATCAAAACGCAGCTAGAAATATAAGAAATTTGGCGGTAGGGATGAACGCCAGTAGTAAAGCTCAGTTACGAACCGAAGCGCAAGAGAAAGGTGCTGCTGAGAAGCCAAGGGGCTGTCGTCTGGACGCAGCGACGCAGGAGCGAAGCGACGAGGAAGTGAGGATTTCCCCAGACGTTTATACGCCCCGTCCAACCACATCACGAAGTGATTGGTTGTGGGTAATTCACTGA
- a CDS encoding bifunctional nuclease family protein has translation MIEMKVAGIALDAVTRSPIALLKDSSERRALPIYIGQDQAKAIMAAIENQTPPRPLTHDLMVNIFDSWEMTVTRVIVHALQDNTFYALLCLQQGENTREIDCRPSDAIAIAVRTDATIWVMEEVIAEASIPVDRDADEEEKKAFREFISNLSPEDFIRGSSSKNNEEST, from the coding sequence ATGATCGAAATGAAAGTTGCCGGAATTGCCTTAGATGCCGTAACGCGAAGTCCGATCGCGCTTTTAAAAGATAGTTCTGAGCGTCGTGCGCTCCCCATTTACATCGGACAAGATCAAGCTAAGGCGATTATGGCAGCCATAGAAAACCAAACTCCCCCCCGCCCTCTCACCCATGATCTAATGGTCAATATTTTTGACAGTTGGGAAATGACTGTGACTCGGGTGATTGTCCATGCTCTACAGGATAATACCTTTTATGCTCTTTTGTGTCTGCAACAAGGAGAAAATACCCGAGAAATTGATTGTCGTCCCAGTGACGCGATCGCGATCGCAGTCCGCACCGATGCTACGATCTGGGTAATGGAGGAAGTCATTGCAGAAGCATCTATCCCCGTTGATCGAGATGCCGACGAAGAAGAGAAAAAAGCCTTTCGAGAGTTTATATCTAACCTCAGTCCTGAAGACTTCATCCGTGGCAGTTCATCAAAAAACAACGAAGAATCAACTTAA
- a CDS encoding TetR/AcrR family transcriptional regulator, giving the protein MQAFRQQIAQLTQSHSSEETVRDRVLKTAQRLFANKGYEATTTKDLAAQAGISEGTLFRHFENKKAILVEVATEGWVEILTDLLTELSEMGSYKAVAQVMKRRMFRLHENGELLRVCFFEAQFHPELRERIQSEVIAKMTDVTEAFFETAMERGIYRRMNPRVVAQVFLGMFTIAGFSNDTIIESDAPPQAMKEMAEGIADIFLNGVLAEPEY; this is encoded by the coding sequence ATGCAAGCGTTCCGTCAGCAAATTGCCCAACTTACTCAATCCCATAGTTCAGAAGAAACTGTGCGCGATCGCGTCTTAAAAACAGCTCAGCGTCTATTTGCCAACAAAGGCTATGAAGCAACTACCACAAAAGATTTAGCAGCTCAAGCTGGAATTTCCGAGGGGACGCTATTTCGGCATTTTGAAAATAAAAAAGCGATCCTTGTGGAAGTGGCCACCGAAGGCTGGGTAGAAATTCTCACTGACTTACTCACTGAGTTAAGTGAAATGGGGAGTTACAAAGCCGTCGCCCAAGTAATGAAACGGCGAATGTTTCGACTCCATGAAAATGGAGAATTATTGCGAGTATGTTTCTTTGAAGCTCAATTTCATCCTGAATTGAGAGAACGTATTCAATCAGAAGTAATCGCCAAAATGACTGATGTGACAGAAGCCTTTTTTGAAACCGCTATGGAACGAGGCATTTATCGCCGTATGAATCCTCGTGTTGTTGCCCAAGTCTTTTTGGGAATGTTTACCATTGCTGGCTTTTCTAATGATACGATCATCGAATCTGATGCGCCGCCTCAGGCAATGAAAGAAATGGCAGAAGGAATTGCTGATATCTTTCTCAATGGAGTCTTGGCAGAACCTGAATATTAA